In a genomic window of Thermogemmata fonticola:
- a CDS encoding serine/threonine protein kinase, translating into MPPPSTAAEFLDLLRRSQLVPEVRLDEVLQRHRQNGTLPQQLDPLANLLIREGLLTYFQAKQLKLGRYKRFTIAGKYKLLELIGVGGMGAVYLCEHMLMRRLVALKVLPIEKLSDPSHEERFYREARAVAALDHPNIVRAYDIDKFEQLHFLVMEYVDGTSLQEIVARYVLEKRLFDPLRAAHYIAQAALGLQHGHELGMVHRDIKPGNLLLDRHGCIKVLDMGLARFFNKQQDCVTEKYDEKCVLGTADYLAPEQAVSNIVDIRADIYSLGATFYFLLTGQPPFPEGTVTAKLVAHQTRQPRPVESFRKDVPPNMLKVLRVMMAKNPADRFQQPVEVVEALSEWVHQPIDPPPAREMPQHCPLVRMIAGPSTPQPNAVPLARLLFSTPRTALARGTTTPPPTSASATLSQSTVTFGPLPSSSSHPSGEITVPVGPASTARSSAAPTLPFTPAPATPVDTSSAAPQASVRYRSLHWPFWLLLAALLLLFATALYLAYLLGRGALG; encoded by the coding sequence ATGCCACCCCCCAGTACAGCCGCCGAGTTCCTCGACCTCTTGCGGCGCAGCCAACTGGTGCCGGAAGTCCGTCTGGACGAGGTCTTACAACGCCATCGCCAAAACGGCACTTTACCCCAGCAACTCGATCCCCTGGCGAACCTGCTGATCCGAGAAGGGTTGCTCACCTACTTCCAGGCGAAACAACTGAAGTTAGGGCGATACAAGCGTTTTACCATCGCTGGCAAGTATAAGCTGCTGGAGCTGATCGGTGTCGGAGGAATGGGGGCCGTCTATCTGTGCGAACACATGCTCATGCGCCGCCTGGTGGCCCTCAAAGTGCTGCCGATCGAAAAGCTCTCCGATCCCTCTCACGAGGAGCGTTTCTACCGCGAAGCCCGTGCCGTCGCCGCTCTGGATCACCCTAACATCGTCCGAGCCTACGACATCGACAAGTTTGAGCAACTACACTTCCTGGTGATGGAATATGTCGATGGTACGAGCTTGCAGGAGATCGTGGCCCGCTACGTGCTGGAAAAACGGCTGTTTGATCCGCTCCGCGCCGCCCATTACATTGCTCAGGCGGCCCTGGGTTTGCAACATGGCCACGAATTGGGCATGGTCCATCGGGACATCAAACCCGGCAATCTGCTGCTCGACCGCCACGGCTGTATCAAAGTGTTGGACATGGGTCTGGCCCGGTTCTTCAACAAACAGCAGGATTGCGTGACGGAGAAGTACGACGAGAAATGCGTCCTAGGAACGGCGGATTATCTGGCTCCCGAGCAGGCGGTGAGCAACATCGTGGATATTCGAGCCGACATCTACTCCCTGGGAGCTACCTTTTACTTCCTGCTCACCGGCCAACCCCCCTTTCCCGAAGGGACGGTCACGGCCAAGCTTGTGGCCCATCAGACGCGGCAGCCCCGGCCCGTGGAGTCGTTCCGCAAGGATGTGCCGCCGAATATGCTCAAAGTCTTGCGGGTCATGATGGCTAAGAATCCCGCGGATCGCTTCCAGCAGCCCGTGGAAGTGGTGGAAGCCCTCAGCGAATGGGTGCACCAGCCGATTGATCCGCCGCCGGCGCGAGAAATGCCGCAACATTGCCCGCTGGTCCGCATGATTGCCGGCCCTAGCACACCCCAACCCAATGCGGTCCCCTTGGCCCGCCTGCTGTTCAGCACGCCACGCACCGCCTTGGCCCGCGGCACCACCACACCGCCGCCAACCTCCGCTTCCGCAACCCTGTCCCAAAGCACCGTCACCTTCGGTCCTTTACCCAGCAGTTCCTCCCATCCCAGCGGAGAAATCACGGTGCCTGTCGGCCCTGCTTCGACCGCTCGCTCCTCGGCGGCCCCGACCCTGCCGTTCACCCCAGCTCCTGCGACACCGGTCGATACATCCTCTGCCGCACCACAGGCTTCTGTTCGCTACCGTTCGCTCCACTGGCCCTTCTGGCTCCTCTTGGCAGCACTCCTTTTGCTTTTCGCCACGGCATTGTACCTGGCCTACCTGCTCGGTCGCGGTGCCCTAGGCTGA